One Salmo trutta chromosome 12, fSalTru1.1, whole genome shotgun sequence genomic region harbors:
- the LOC115203167 gene encoding interferon regulatory factor 8 isoform X1 — protein MSVNPGGRRLKQWLVEQIHSGRYPGLVWEDDSRTMFRIPWKHAGKQDYNQEVDASIFKAWAVFKGKFKEGEKAEPATWKTRLRCALNKSPDFEEVGDRSQLDISEPYKVYRIVPEEEQKTGKSAAAALTSSPGDTTDMDCSSADLEELIKEVKQSSSDEYLGIIKRSHSPQEDGCRMQPSPEYWSQGSVSVFPGHQDPSPMGSFNAAFSQMIINFFYGGKLMDSVVTSHADGCRISPGQPPLVQHRSPYGLPDSLQNVCFPPAELIEVERQRHVTRKLLGHLERGVLVRANREGIFIKRLCQSRVFWSGLGGLGPNYSPGGPCKLERDAVVKIFDTGRFLQALQLYQEGQLPAPDPIVTLCFGEELHNLSTAKSKLIIVQVTPVNCQQLLDAVSMRRSQYSSPNLEIQSDELHAGEQMARIYQDLCSYTAPQRAACYRDNMPITA, from the exons ATGTCAGTAAACCCGGGCGGTCGGAGGCTGAAACAGTGGCTAGTTGAGCAGATCCACAGCGGCCGGTACCCGGGGCTGGTCTGGGAGGACGACAGCCGCACTATGTTCCGTATCCCCTGGAAACATGCTGGGAAGCAGGATTACAACCAGGAGGTCGACGCTTCTATCTTCAAG GCCTGGGCTGTGTTTAAGGGGAAGTTTAAGGAGGGGGAGAAGGCTGAGCCTGCTACATGGAAGACCAGGCTGCGGTGTGCCCTCAATAAGAGCCCTGACTTCGAGGAGGTGGGAGACAGGTCCCAGCTGGACATCTCTGAGCCCTACAAGGTGTACCGCATCGTCCCCGAGGAGGAGCAGAAGA CAGGTAAAAGTGCAGCAGCAGCTTTGACATCTAGCCCTGGTGACACTACTGACATGGACTGCAGCTCTGCAGACCTGGAGGAGCTCATCAAAGAGGTAAAACAG TCTTCCAGTGATGAGTACCTTGGCATCATCAAGAGGAGCCACTCTCCCCAGGAGGATGGCTGTAGGATGCAGCCCAGCCCAGAGTACTGGTCCCAGGGCAGCGTCAGTG TCTTCCCGGGGCATCAAGATCCCTCGCCGATGGGTTCTTTCAATGCCG CTTTCTCCCAGATGATCATTAACTTCTTCTATGGCGGGAAGCTGATGGACAGCGTGGTGACATCTCATGCTGATGGCTGTCGTATCTCTCCGGGTCAGCCTCCCTTGGTCCAGCACAGGTCCCCCTACGGTCTCCCAGACAGCCTGCAGAACGTCTGTTTCCCTCCCGCTGAACTCATCGAAGTTGAGCGCCAACGCCATGTCACCCGCAAGCTCCTGGGCCACCTGGAGAGGGGTGTGCTGGTCCGTGCCAACCGCGAGGGCATCTTCATCAAGAGGCTGTGCCAGAGCCGTGTGTTCTGGAGCGGGCTCGGGGGATTGGGCCCCAACTACAGCCCTGGGGGGCCCTGCAAACTGGAGAGAGATGCTGTGGTCAAGATTTTTGACACAGGAAGGTTCCTCCAAG CTCTCCAGCTGTACCAGGAGGGCCAGCTTCCCGCCCCTGACCCCATTGTGACCCTGTGTTTCGGGGAGGAGCTTCATAACCTCAGCACAGCCAAGAGCAAACTTATCATCGTCCAG GTCACTCCAGTGAACTGCCAGCAGCTGTTGGATGCGGTGAGCATGCGTCGTTCCCAGTACAGCAGTCCTAACCTGGAGATCCAGTCAGACGAGCTGCATGCCGGGGAGCAGATGGCCCGGATCTACCAGGACCTGTGTAGCTACACCGCCCCCCAGAGGGCAGCCTGCTACAGGGACAACATGCCCATCACCGCCTGA
- the LOC115203167 gene encoding interferon regulatory factor 8 isoform X2 encodes MSVNPGGRRLKQWLVEQIHSGRYPGLVWEDDSRTMFRIPWKHAGKQDYNQEVDASIFKAWAVFKGKFKEGEKAEPATWKTRLRCALNKSPDFEEVGDRSQLDISEPYKVYRIVPEEEQKSKSAAAALTSSPGDTTDMDCSSADLEELIKEVKQSSSDEYLGIIKRSHSPQEDGCRMQPSPEYWSQGSVSVFPGHQDPSPMGSFNAAFSQMIINFFYGGKLMDSVVTSHADGCRISPGQPPLVQHRSPYGLPDSLQNVCFPPAELIEVERQRHVTRKLLGHLERGVLVRANREGIFIKRLCQSRVFWSGLGGLGPNYSPGGPCKLERDAVVKIFDTGRFLQALQLYQEGQLPAPDPIVTLCFGEELHNLSTAKSKLIIVQVTPVNCQQLLDAVSMRRSQYSSPNLEIQSDELHAGEQMARIYQDLCSYTAPQRAACYRDNMPITA; translated from the exons ATGTCAGTAAACCCGGGCGGTCGGAGGCTGAAACAGTGGCTAGTTGAGCAGATCCACAGCGGCCGGTACCCGGGGCTGGTCTGGGAGGACGACAGCCGCACTATGTTCCGTATCCCCTGGAAACATGCTGGGAAGCAGGATTACAACCAGGAGGTCGACGCTTCTATCTTCAAG GCCTGGGCTGTGTTTAAGGGGAAGTTTAAGGAGGGGGAGAAGGCTGAGCCTGCTACATGGAAGACCAGGCTGCGGTGTGCCCTCAATAAGAGCCCTGACTTCGAGGAGGTGGGAGACAGGTCCCAGCTGGACATCTCTGAGCCCTACAAGGTGTACCGCATCGTCCCCGAGGAGGAGCAGAAGA GTAAAAGTGCAGCAGCAGCTTTGACATCTAGCCCTGGTGACACTACTGACATGGACTGCAGCTCTGCAGACCTGGAGGAGCTCATCAAAGAGGTAAAACAG TCTTCCAGTGATGAGTACCTTGGCATCATCAAGAGGAGCCACTCTCCCCAGGAGGATGGCTGTAGGATGCAGCCCAGCCCAGAGTACTGGTCCCAGGGCAGCGTCAGTG TCTTCCCGGGGCATCAAGATCCCTCGCCGATGGGTTCTTTCAATGCCG CTTTCTCCCAGATGATCATTAACTTCTTCTATGGCGGGAAGCTGATGGACAGCGTGGTGACATCTCATGCTGATGGCTGTCGTATCTCTCCGGGTCAGCCTCCCTTGGTCCAGCACAGGTCCCCCTACGGTCTCCCAGACAGCCTGCAGAACGTCTGTTTCCCTCCCGCTGAACTCATCGAAGTTGAGCGCCAACGCCATGTCACCCGCAAGCTCCTGGGCCACCTGGAGAGGGGTGTGCTGGTCCGTGCCAACCGCGAGGGCATCTTCATCAAGAGGCTGTGCCAGAGCCGTGTGTTCTGGAGCGGGCTCGGGGGATTGGGCCCCAACTACAGCCCTGGGGGGCCCTGCAAACTGGAGAGAGATGCTGTGGTCAAGATTTTTGACACAGGAAGGTTCCTCCAAG CTCTCCAGCTGTACCAGGAGGGCCAGCTTCCCGCCCCTGACCCCATTGTGACCCTGTGTTTCGGGGAGGAGCTTCATAACCTCAGCACAGCCAAGAGCAAACTTATCATCGTCCAG GTCACTCCAGTGAACTGCCAGCAGCTGTTGGATGCGGTGAGCATGCGTCGTTCCCAGTACAGCAGTCCTAACCTGGAGATCCAGTCAGACGAGCTGCATGCCGGGGAGCAGATGGCCCGGATCTACCAGGACCTGTGTAGCTACACCGCCCCCCAGAGGGCAGCCTGCTACAGGGACAACATGCCCATCACCGCCTGA
- the LOC115203167 gene encoding interferon regulatory factor 8 isoform X4 yields MSVNPGGRRLKQWLVEQIHSGRYPGLVWEDDSRTMFRIPWKHAGKQDYNQEVDASIFKAWAVFKGKFKEGEKAEPATWKTRLRCALNKSPDFEEVGDRSQLDISEPYKVYRIVPEEEQKSKSAAAALTSSPGDTTDMDCSSADLEELIKESSSDEYLGIIKRSHSPQEDGCRMQPSPEYWSQGSVSVFPGHQDPSPMGSFNAAFSQMIINFFYGGKLMDSVVTSHADGCRISPGQPPLVQHRSPYGLPDSLQNVCFPPAELIEVERQRHVTRKLLGHLERGVLVRANREGIFIKRLCQSRVFWSGLGGLGPNYSPGGPCKLERDAVVKIFDTGRFLQALQLYQEGQLPAPDPIVTLCFGEELHNLSTAKSKLIIVQVTPVNCQQLLDAVSMRRSQYSSPNLEIQSDELHAGEQMARIYQDLCSYTAPQRAACYRDNMPITA; encoded by the exons ATGTCAGTAAACCCGGGCGGTCGGAGGCTGAAACAGTGGCTAGTTGAGCAGATCCACAGCGGCCGGTACCCGGGGCTGGTCTGGGAGGACGACAGCCGCACTATGTTCCGTATCCCCTGGAAACATGCTGGGAAGCAGGATTACAACCAGGAGGTCGACGCTTCTATCTTCAAG GCCTGGGCTGTGTTTAAGGGGAAGTTTAAGGAGGGGGAGAAGGCTGAGCCTGCTACATGGAAGACCAGGCTGCGGTGTGCCCTCAATAAGAGCCCTGACTTCGAGGAGGTGGGAGACAGGTCCCAGCTGGACATCTCTGAGCCCTACAAGGTGTACCGCATCGTCCCCGAGGAGGAGCAGAAGA GTAAAAGTGCAGCAGCAGCTTTGACATCTAGCCCTGGTGACACTACTGACATGGACTGCAGCTCTGCAGACCTGGAGGAGCTCATCAAAGAG TCTTCCAGTGATGAGTACCTTGGCATCATCAAGAGGAGCCACTCTCCCCAGGAGGATGGCTGTAGGATGCAGCCCAGCCCAGAGTACTGGTCCCAGGGCAGCGTCAGTG TCTTCCCGGGGCATCAAGATCCCTCGCCGATGGGTTCTTTCAATGCCG CTTTCTCCCAGATGATCATTAACTTCTTCTATGGCGGGAAGCTGATGGACAGCGTGGTGACATCTCATGCTGATGGCTGTCGTATCTCTCCGGGTCAGCCTCCCTTGGTCCAGCACAGGTCCCCCTACGGTCTCCCAGACAGCCTGCAGAACGTCTGTTTCCCTCCCGCTGAACTCATCGAAGTTGAGCGCCAACGCCATGTCACCCGCAAGCTCCTGGGCCACCTGGAGAGGGGTGTGCTGGTCCGTGCCAACCGCGAGGGCATCTTCATCAAGAGGCTGTGCCAGAGCCGTGTGTTCTGGAGCGGGCTCGGGGGATTGGGCCCCAACTACAGCCCTGGGGGGCCCTGCAAACTGGAGAGAGATGCTGTGGTCAAGATTTTTGACACAGGAAGGTTCCTCCAAG CTCTCCAGCTGTACCAGGAGGGCCAGCTTCCCGCCCCTGACCCCATTGTGACCCTGTGTTTCGGGGAGGAGCTTCATAACCTCAGCACAGCCAAGAGCAAACTTATCATCGTCCAG GTCACTCCAGTGAACTGCCAGCAGCTGTTGGATGCGGTGAGCATGCGTCGTTCCCAGTACAGCAGTCCTAACCTGGAGATCCAGTCAGACGAGCTGCATGCCGGGGAGCAGATGGCCCGGATCTACCAGGACCTGTGTAGCTACACCGCCCCCCAGAGGGCAGCCTGCTACAGGGACAACATGCCCATCACCGCCTGA
- the LOC115203167 gene encoding interferon regulatory factor 8 isoform X3, protein MSVNPGGRRLKQWLVEQIHSGRYPGLVWEDDSRTMFRIPWKHAGKQDYNQEVDASIFKAWAVFKGKFKEGEKAEPATWKTRLRCALNKSPDFEEVGDRSQLDISEPYKVYRIVPEEEQKTGKSAAAALTSSPGDTTDMDCSSADLEELIKESSSDEYLGIIKRSHSPQEDGCRMQPSPEYWSQGSVSVFPGHQDPSPMGSFNAAFSQMIINFFYGGKLMDSVVTSHADGCRISPGQPPLVQHRSPYGLPDSLQNVCFPPAELIEVERQRHVTRKLLGHLERGVLVRANREGIFIKRLCQSRVFWSGLGGLGPNYSPGGPCKLERDAVVKIFDTGRFLQALQLYQEGQLPAPDPIVTLCFGEELHNLSTAKSKLIIVQVTPVNCQQLLDAVSMRRSQYSSPNLEIQSDELHAGEQMARIYQDLCSYTAPQRAACYRDNMPITA, encoded by the exons ATGTCAGTAAACCCGGGCGGTCGGAGGCTGAAACAGTGGCTAGTTGAGCAGATCCACAGCGGCCGGTACCCGGGGCTGGTCTGGGAGGACGACAGCCGCACTATGTTCCGTATCCCCTGGAAACATGCTGGGAAGCAGGATTACAACCAGGAGGTCGACGCTTCTATCTTCAAG GCCTGGGCTGTGTTTAAGGGGAAGTTTAAGGAGGGGGAGAAGGCTGAGCCTGCTACATGGAAGACCAGGCTGCGGTGTGCCCTCAATAAGAGCCCTGACTTCGAGGAGGTGGGAGACAGGTCCCAGCTGGACATCTCTGAGCCCTACAAGGTGTACCGCATCGTCCCCGAGGAGGAGCAGAAGA CAGGTAAAAGTGCAGCAGCAGCTTTGACATCTAGCCCTGGTGACACTACTGACATGGACTGCAGCTCTGCAGACCTGGAGGAGCTCATCAAAGAG TCTTCCAGTGATGAGTACCTTGGCATCATCAAGAGGAGCCACTCTCCCCAGGAGGATGGCTGTAGGATGCAGCCCAGCCCAGAGTACTGGTCCCAGGGCAGCGTCAGTG TCTTCCCGGGGCATCAAGATCCCTCGCCGATGGGTTCTTTCAATGCCG CTTTCTCCCAGATGATCATTAACTTCTTCTATGGCGGGAAGCTGATGGACAGCGTGGTGACATCTCATGCTGATGGCTGTCGTATCTCTCCGGGTCAGCCTCCCTTGGTCCAGCACAGGTCCCCCTACGGTCTCCCAGACAGCCTGCAGAACGTCTGTTTCCCTCCCGCTGAACTCATCGAAGTTGAGCGCCAACGCCATGTCACCCGCAAGCTCCTGGGCCACCTGGAGAGGGGTGTGCTGGTCCGTGCCAACCGCGAGGGCATCTTCATCAAGAGGCTGTGCCAGAGCCGTGTGTTCTGGAGCGGGCTCGGGGGATTGGGCCCCAACTACAGCCCTGGGGGGCCCTGCAAACTGGAGAGAGATGCTGTGGTCAAGATTTTTGACACAGGAAGGTTCCTCCAAG CTCTCCAGCTGTACCAGGAGGGCCAGCTTCCCGCCCCTGACCCCATTGTGACCCTGTGTTTCGGGGAGGAGCTTCATAACCTCAGCACAGCCAAGAGCAAACTTATCATCGTCCAG GTCACTCCAGTGAACTGCCAGCAGCTGTTGGATGCGGTGAGCATGCGTCGTTCCCAGTACAGCAGTCCTAACCTGGAGATCCAGTCAGACGAGCTGCATGCCGGGGAGCAGATGGCCCGGATCTACCAGGACCTGTGTAGCTACACCGCCCCCCAGAGGGCAGCCTGCTACAGGGACAACATGCCCATCACCGCCTGA